A window from Polynucleobacter sp. MWH-UH25E encodes these proteins:
- a CDS encoding MATE family efflux transporter, giving the protein MLHFKVSRLREDIPALLKLAGPLLIGQLAVIAFGVLDTAMTARYSADDLAALAMASAIFISIYVGLTGVVSALAPIAGQLFGAKRHEDIGEEVRQATWLAFGLTILGCFILLNADHLLAISRVAPDIEAKARLYLNILAIGLPASMGMRVLMALHNAVSRPAVITAVQLIGLFLKLPLNLLFIYGGLGIEGMGGPGCAVATVIINWTWLLMTLGFVLFDRFYRPFHIFTRISMPDWHRIWTLLKLGTPIGFSYLIEVTSFTFMSLFIARLGTTALAGHQIIANMGTVIYMVPLSLSIATMTLVSQSIGANRPERAEEIGWSSVFFTTSTCILIGVAVWFFRMQLLDLYDPPEAVKVFSIPLFLFIAFYQVFDALQVTAAFILRAYRIAFWPMVIYAGSLWGVGLGGGYLMGFNVLGFTPEFLQGANGFWAGNSISLGLAACLLLYLFRKTAERYEKTHPPVEV; this is encoded by the coding sequence GTGCTGCACTTTAAAGTATCGCGTCTTCGCGAGGACATCCCCGCTTTATTAAAACTGGCTGGCCCACTGCTTATTGGTCAATTAGCCGTTATTGCCTTTGGTGTTTTAGACACGGCAATGACTGCGCGCTACTCCGCTGATGACTTGGCAGCACTAGCAATGGCTTCGGCGATCTTTATTAGCATCTATGTTGGCTTAACAGGCGTTGTCTCTGCTCTTGCACCAATTGCCGGTCAACTATTTGGTGCTAAACGCCATGAAGATATTGGTGAAGAAGTGCGTCAAGCTACTTGGCTTGCCTTCGGTTTAACCATACTAGGTTGTTTTATTTTGCTCAACGCAGATCATTTACTGGCGATCTCCAGAGTGGCACCAGATATCGAAGCAAAAGCTAGGCTGTATCTCAATATTTTGGCAATTGGTTTACCCGCTAGTATGGGCATGCGTGTCTTAATGGCTTTACACAATGCAGTATCTCGGCCAGCTGTCATCACGGCGGTGCAATTGATTGGCCTATTCCTCAAGCTACCACTCAATCTCCTCTTCATTTATGGCGGTTTAGGTATTGAAGGCATGGGAGGTCCTGGTTGCGCAGTAGCAACGGTGATCATTAACTGGACTTGGTTATTAATGACCTTGGGCTTTGTTCTCTTTGACCGCTTCTATCGCCCCTTCCATATCTTTACGCGCATTAGCATGCCTGACTGGCATCGCATTTGGACCTTACTAAAACTGGGAACTCCAATTGGGTTTAGTTATTTAATTGAAGTAACTTCATTTACCTTCATGTCACTGTTTATTGCCCGCTTGGGTACTACAGCATTAGCGGGTCATCAGATCATTGCCAATATGGGAACGGTTATTTATATGGTACCGCTCTCGTTATCGATTGCTACCATGACTCTAGTGTCACAATCGATTGGCGCCAATCGACCAGAACGTGCCGAAGAGATTGGTTGGTCATCCGTATTCTTTACCACTAGCACCTGCATTTTGATTGGGGTGGCGGTTTGGTTTTTCCGTATGCAGCTATTGGATTTGTATGACCCACCAGAAGCAGTAAAAGTCTTTTCTATTCCGCTTTTTTTGTTTATTGCCTTTTATCAAGTCTTTGATGCTCTACAAGTTACTGCAGCATTTATTCTGCGGGCTTACCGAATCGCATTTTGGCCAATGGTGATTTATGCCGGCTCACTATGGGGCGTTGGTCTTGGTGGCGGCTACCTAATGGGCTTCAATGTTTTAGGATTCACACCAGAGTTTTT
- a CDS encoding glycosyltransferase family 39 protein: MVKLTAAATRSIPRIIIFALTLVYGFAGLFFRDPWKNEDAMGFGGMWTLFRGNSIDWIVPHLAGRDVSLGAPLPYWIGATLIKLFSQFIGAANAARLYSAICFFAAALAIWYATYLLGRRREVQPMALAVGGQPDMKSYGMTLADGALLIFLACVGLAQRAHETTPMMAQLMGISIVLYGTVRGLDKPWQGGLWTGLGIAIVALSSNLTLSLIIVSSTIIAVIASNAKLRFRWTLTSTVLGLIGFALWPIVWYLADLPAEWRHIAEEGWRNSPEMRARPSIESLGFLSVNFWAYAWPVWPLAAISLAHWGRTKTAGAWRAPHLCIPLSLFIGSLIYVLFRLEANEHDLMIMIPSLSIIAAFSLPILKRSVISFIDWFALFSFTLIALAIWIIWLAKVTGFPESTAANITRLLPGFEGQFNWLAFIVALAITGVWLSVVRWRTSRAPKEIWRCLIISASGTTLMWVLLMTLWLPTINYAKTYRFVSARLAQVVPPGGGCIDTSNIGPAQLASFDYFTKLTLRDDPNCPWMLTHNQSEAQAYAQLNNKKLHLLWEDRRAADRDERLRLYEVIPE; this comes from the coding sequence CTTTGGTGGCATGTGGACTTTGTTTCGCGGCAATTCCATAGACTGGATTGTTCCGCATCTGGCTGGTCGCGATGTTTCTTTAGGTGCGCCACTGCCCTACTGGATAGGCGCCACACTCATTAAATTATTTAGCCAATTTATTGGCGCTGCTAATGCCGCGCGTTTGTATTCAGCGATTTGCTTTTTTGCGGCAGCGCTAGCGATTTGGTATGCCACCTACTTACTTGGTCGTCGTCGTGAAGTACAACCGATGGCCTTAGCAGTTGGTGGTCAGCCCGATATGAAGAGCTACGGCATGACCCTAGCTGATGGCGCATTACTCATCTTCTTAGCTTGTGTTGGTCTTGCACAGCGCGCCCATGAGACTACGCCCATGATGGCGCAATTAATGGGTATCAGTATTGTGCTGTATGGCACCGTACGCGGTCTTGATAAACCTTGGCAAGGCGGTTTATGGACAGGCCTCGGTATTGCGATTGTTGCGCTCTCAAGCAATCTCACTTTAAGTTTGATTATTGTTAGCTCAACCATCATTGCAGTGATTGCTAGCAATGCTAAATTGCGTTTTCGTTGGACTCTGACCAGTACGGTATTAGGCCTCATTGGTTTTGCACTTTGGCCCATCGTTTGGTATTTGGCTGATTTACCTGCTGAGTGGCGACATATCGCAGAAGAAGGTTGGCGCAATTCCCCAGAGATGCGTGCAAGACCCTCTATCGAATCCCTAGGTTTTTTAAGCGTGAACTTCTGGGCGTATGCGTGGCCTGTATGGCCTCTTGCAGCCATTTCCTTAGCACACTGGGGTCGCACTAAAACAGCGGGTGCTTGGCGTGCTCCCCACCTTTGCATTCCACTGAGCTTATTTATTGGTAGCTTGATTTACGTATTATTTCGTCTTGAAGCGAATGAACATGATTTGATGATCATGATTCCTAGCCTATCGATCATCGCCGCCTTTAGCTTGCCAATTTTGAAACGCAGTGTCATTAGCTTCATCGACTGGTTTGCATTATTTAGTTTCACCTTAATTGCACTCGCCATTTGGATTATCTGGTTAGCCAAAGTCACTGGTTTCCCAGAATCTACTGCGGCCAATATCACTCGCTTGCTCCCAGGCTTTGAAGGTCAATTTAACTGGCTTGCGTTTATTGTTGCGTTAGCGATTACTGGTGTTTGGCTTTCAGTGGTGCGCTGGAGAACCTCTCGCGCCCCCAAAGAAATTTGGCGCTGCCTGATTATTTCCGCGTCAGGCACTACCTTGATGTGGGTTTTGTTGATGACCCTATGGTTGCCAACCATCAATTACGCCAAGACCTATCGCTTTGTTTCTGCGCGTCTAGCGCAGGTGGTGCCTCCAGGTGGTGGCTGTATTGATACTAGCAATATAGGCCCTGCACAGCTTGCTTCTTTTGATTACTTCACCAAGCTGACTTTGCGTGATGATCCCAATTGCCCATGGATGCTTACCCATAATCAATCAGAGGCTCAAGCTTACGCTCAGCTCAATAATAAAAAACTCCATTTACTATGGGAAGACCGTCGCGCTGCAGACCGTGATGAGCGCTTACGTCTTTACGAAGTTATTCCGGAGTAA